A genome region from Sardina pilchardus chromosome 22, fSarPil1.1, whole genome shotgun sequence includes the following:
- the LOC134069606 gene encoding uncharacterized protein LOC134069606: MYRNVYKDLTKEFGSEDVLCSALESEDPSFESSLVENLTGEIVKTCSQTNLAASEPRIPPIKAATGLQENNKEKTKKKIIPSWLKMAKFNWKKSKNGAQSLDSEGSPIPSTSSSQVQAMKTELRETLAEVTKAPECAASRLEMAQDEETTGCCFFKMPKFKFSFKKIMRGAKVGHYHDVTSFEEQNSNVPACETQLKEEQD; encoded by the exons ATGTACCGAAATGTGTACAAGGATCTTACTAAAGAGTTTGGGTCTGaagatgtgctgtgttctgccCTGGAATCAGAAGATCCATCTTTTGAGTCCTCCCTTGTGGAGAATTTGACAGGAGAGATTGTAAAAACTTGTAGCCAAACAAACTTAGCAGCTTCTGAACCCAGGATCCCACCAATTAAAGCTGCAACTGGACTACAGGAAAACAATAAGGAAAAGACCAAAAAGAAAATTATTCCATCCTGGCTGAAGATGGCTAAATTCAATTGGAAG AAATCAAAGAATGGAGCACAAAGTCTTGACAGTGAGGGCTCTCCTATTCCAAGCACAA GTTCCTCTCAGGTTCAGGCCATGAAGACCGAGCTAAGGGAGACTCTGGCCGAGGTCACCAAGGCTCCTGAGTGTGCAGCCAGCCGTCTGGAGATGGCTCAGGACGAAGAGACCACAGGGTGCTGTTTCTTCAAGATGCCCAAGTTCAAGTTCTCCTTCAAG AAAATAATGAGAGGAGCTAAAGTTGGGCATTACCACGATGTTACCTCATTTGAAGAGCAGAACAGTAATGTGCCAG CCTGTGAGACTCAGCTGAAGGAGGAGCAGGATTAA